DNA sequence from the Anaerolineae bacterium genome:
GGTTGGCTGGCCTGCAACCGGTGGCCTTGCCTTACGCCAACCCGGCGGCTGCTCAACTGGGGGAATTTACCAGCCGCCCTCTATCTTTGCCGGAAGAAATTGAACCTTTTTTGGCCGGTCAAAATGATGACTTTTTAACCAGCGCCTTCATCGCCTACCTGGCCCGTTTGAGCGATACGGCGGCGTTTGCTCTTGCTTTCCAACCCCGCGCCCGGGCTGAATTCGACGCCTTTTTTGCCGCCTCCGTGCCCCTCTCCCTAAAGCTCAACCTGGAGTCCACTTTTGCCGAAAATCAGCAAGCCATCCGGGCAGAGCTAGATTTGACCACCCGGCGGCTCACCTATGCCCGCGATGTGGTGGCCCGGTATCCCCAGCTCAAACGGCTGCCGGCCATGTCCGTTCTCATTACCCAGGTGGATCATCCGCCCGCTTACCAACCGCCCCCAAACATAGCCCTGGCCGTTGTTGTTTCGCCGGACAACGCCGCCAGTCAATGGTTTTACAACCCGCACGTTCTGAGCGATGACGCCGTGGCCCGGCTGGTGAGCCAATTTGTCACGTTCCTGCGCGGGCTTATCGCCCGGCCGGAAGCGCCTCTCTGGAAGTTGCCCTTATTGACCGCCGCCGAGCGCCGCCAAATCCTGCTGGCCTGGAACGATACCCAGGCCGATTATCCCCAACTGCCGGCGCATCGTTTGTTTGAGCGTCAGGTATCCCTGTCGCCGGATCAGATGGCGGTAGAGCAGGAAGGCGAGCAACTAACTTATGCCCAATTGAACCGGCGCAGCAACCAATTGGCCCATTATCTGCAAACGTTGGGCGTTGGCCCGGAAACCCTGGTTGGCCTGTGCGCCGAACGTTGCCCGGAGATGATGGTGGGTTTATGGGGTATTCTTAAGGCCGGCGGGGCTTACCTGCCTTTGGACCCCAACTATCCGCCGGAACGTTTGCGCTTTATGTTGCAAGACAGCCAGGCCGCCGTGTTGGTCACGCAGGACCATCTGGTTGACCGCTTAAATCCCGGCCCGGCCCACATGATTTGCCTGGATGCCGACTGGCCCACTATTGCTCGCCATAGCGCCGAAAATTTAGCGGAAACCGTCACCCTCGACCACCTGGCCTACGTCATCTATACCTCCGGCTCAACCGGGCAGCCCAAAGGCGCCGCCATTCTGCACCGGGGCCTGACCAACTATTTGTGCTGGGCCGTGACCGCCTACCGGGTGGCCCAGGGCCGGGGCGCGCCGGTTCATTCTTCTATCAGCTTTGACCTGACCATTACCGGCCTGCTCTTGCCCCTTTTGGCCGGTCGCACTGTAACGCTGTTGCACGATCAGGGCAGCGAGGCGCTCAGCACCATTCTGCGGCTCAAAGACAACTTCAGCCTGGTCAAGATCACTCCGGCGCATCTGGACGCTCTCAGCCAGACGCTTCCGGCCGACAAAGTGGCCGGAAAAGCTCATTGTCTGGTAATTGGCGGCGAGGCGCTGCGGGCGGAACACCTGGCCTTTTGGCAGCAAAACGCCCCCGCCACCCGGCTGGTCAATGAATACGGCCCCACCGAAACCGTGGTCGGCTGCTGCGTTTACGAAGTGCCGCCTGATACGGCGGCGAGCGGCGTAGTGCCCATTGGCCGCCCCATTGCCAATACCCAACTTTACGTTTTAGACCGCCGCCTCCAGCCCGTGCCGGTCGGCGTGCCCGGCGAACTCTACATCGGCGGCCACGGCGTGGCGCGGGGCTATCTGCATCGCCCCGATTTAACGGCGGCCCAATTTATTCAATTAGACCTGCCGGAATTGCCGGACGCGCCGGAGTTCAGGCGGGTTTATAAAACCGGGGATCTGGCCCGCTACCTGCCCGACGGCAACCTTGAATTTTTGGGCCGGCTTGACCACCAGCTTAAAATCCGCGGCTACCGCATTGAACCCGGCGAAATCGAAACAACATTAAAACAACATCCCGCGGTGCAAGATACCGTGGTGGTTATCCGCGAAAACGCGCAGGGTGATAAACGCCTGGTGGCTTACTTTGTGCCGGCCTTGCAGACTCAATCAACAGACCCCCTGCTCAATGAACTGAAAAGCTTTTTGCAGGCCAGGCTGCCCAAATATATGCTGCCCTCCCGGCTGGTCTCTATCAGCGCCCTGCCCTTGACCGGCAACGGCAAGGTTGACCGCCAGGCTCTCCCGGCCCTTGATCTGGAGCAAGACGCGCGGGCCGAAGCCTATCTGGCCCCCCGTAATGCCTTGGAGCAGCAGTTGGCCGATATTTGGAGCCAGATTTTGGACGTGGAACAGGTGGGCGTGAATGATAACTTTTTTAAGTTAGGCGGCCACTCCCTGCTGGCCACGCAAATGCTCTCCCAACTTAGAGACGCCTTTAACGTGGAAATCCCCCTGCGCAGCCTGTTTGAAGCCCCCACCATTGCCAACCTGGCCCAACACATCGAAACTTTTCGCTGGATTGCTCAAACCGCCCAGGAAATGCTTGAAGGCAAACGCGAAGAAGGCGTTTTATGAATGTTGTAGAATTTTTATCCCATTTACGCGCTTTAGATATAAAGCTTTGGGCCGACAACGACAACTTGCGCTACAGCGCCCCCGCCGGCGCGTTGACGCCTGAACTGCGCGCCGAACTTGGCCGGCGCAAGCCGGAAATTCTCGCCTTCCTGCGCCAGGCCGAAACAGTTGCTCTTACGGATACGTCGCCGATTCAACCTGTCTCACGAGATAAGCTGCTTCCGTTGTCGTTTGGGCAAGAGCGGCTTTGGTTTCTTCAACAATTGCAGCCTGAAAGCTGCGCCTATAATATCCCCCTGGCCGCCCGTTTAAGCGGCCCGCTTGACCGCGAGGCCCTGGAACAAAGTCTGCGGGCACTCATCCGCCGTCACCAAAGCTTGCGCACCACGTTTGATATTGAGGGCGAGTATCCTGTTCAGGTTATCCAGGCAGCAACGGATTACCAATTGGCGGTTGTTGATTGTACGCCGGCCGAAGCGGAGCAATGGATGGCCGAGGATGCCCGGCGACCTTTCGACCTGGCCCAGGGGCCGCTGCTGCGAACCAAGTTGTTCCGCCTGGCCAACCAAGAACATATTTTATATTTCAATTTCCACCACATCATCTTTGATGGTTGGTCTATGGACCGCTTTTGCCATGAACTATCTACCCTGTACCAGGCCCGCACAGGAGACGGGACGGCTGAGGCGCTCCCGGAGTTGCCCATCCAATTTGCCGATTTTGCCGCCTGGGAAAGGCAGCATTTTGCCGAAGCCGGGACGCAGGGCTTGGCCTATTGGCGGAAAAAACTCGGCGGCGAATTACCCGTTATGCAACTACCCGCCGGCTATCCTCGCTCTACCGAGCAGCGATTTAGGGGGGAAAAATATGAATTTGGCTTATCTCAAGCGCTCACCGAGAGTTTGAAAAAAATAAGCCAGGAACAAAATGTCACGCTGTTTATGACTCTGTTGGCTGCGTTCAAGGTTTTGCTGCACCGTTACAGCGGCCAGGCTGACATTCTGGTGGGCGTGCCCGGCGCCAATCGCATGCGGCGCGAAGTCGAAAACTTGATCGGTTTTTTTGTCAACACCCTTGTCTTTCGCACCGACTTATCCGGCCAGCCAAACTTTTTGGAGTTATTGCGCCGGGTGCGAGAGGTCACTTTAGAGGCCCAAACGTATCAAGATACGCCTTTTGACAAATTAGTGGCCGAACTTCACCCGGAGCGGGATTTGAACCGGCAGCCGTTATTTCAGGTAATGTTTGTGCTGCAGCCGCCCACCGGCGAGTTTGGCGGTTTGTTGCGCCTGCCGGGCCTGACTGCCACGCCTTTGCGCATGATAGACAATGACACCACCAAATTTGACCTCTCATTGGAAATGTTTGAAAGCGCAGCCGGGCTGGTTGGTTCCTTTGAATATAGCGCCGGTCTGTTTAGCGAGGAGGCTATTGCCCGGATGGCCGGGCATCTCCAGACGCTTTTGGCCGGAATTGTGACCGACCCGCATCAAAGCATCTCCCTTTTGCCCCTGTTAACGGACGCGGAACGGCGGCAAATTTTGGTTGAGTGGAACGATACGGCGGTCTTTTATCCGCGCGACAAATGTTTACATCAGTTATTTGAAGCGCAGGTTGAACGCACGCCTGATAACATCGCCGTTGTCTTGCCCGCCCTTGATTCCGAAAGACAGGCCGATCAACAACTCAGCTATCAGGAGTTGAACGACAAATCCAACCAGTTAGCGCGCCGGCTGCAAAAACTGGGCGTCGGGCCGGAGACGCTGGTGGGGATTTACATGACCCGTTCTTTGGAAATGGTTGTGGGTTTGTTGGGGATTCTCAAAGCCGGCGGGGCGTATGTGCCGCTGGACCCCGCTTATCCTAAAGAACGTTTGGCCTTCATGTTAAACGACATCCAAACGCCGGTCTTGCTGACTCAAGCCCACCTCCTGAAAACCCTGCCGGAACTTACGGCGCAGGTTATTTGCCTGGATACCGGCTGGCCCGACATAACGCCGGAAGATACGGCCAATCCTGCCAGTGGGGTCACGGACGAAAATTTGGCTTATGTGATTTATACTTCGGGGTCTACGGGCAAGCCCAAAGGAACGCTCATTACCCACCACACAGGGTGTAATCATATGTTTTGGATGCAAGATGCGTTCCCCCTCACTGAAGGCGACGCCGTTTTGCAAAGCAGCCCTTTCAGTTTCGACGCTTCGGTATGTGAGTTTTTCGCCCCCCTGTTCAATGGGGCGCGTTTAGTGCTGGCTCAACCCGATGGGCATAAAGACAGCCATTACCTGGTTAAAGTGATTATGGAACAGGGGATTACCACTTTGCAGTTAGTCCCCTCCTTGTTGGGTGTTCTGTTAGAAGAACGTGACTTCAAAAAATGCCGTTCGCTCAAGTATGTTATTCCCGGCGGCGAACCCTTGCCGCTTGAATTCATAAAAAAATTCTACCAACAATTTTCAATAGATTTATACAACACCTATGGCCCTACCGAAGCCACCATAGATGCCACCTTTTGGCTCTGTGACCGTGAATTAAAGCAAAACGCGGCGGCAATTGGCCGTCCTATTGCCAATTTGCAAACTTATATCCTGGATGCGCAACTACAACCTCTGCCGGTAGGAGCGCCGGGCGAGTTACACATTGGCGGCGGCCTGGCGCGCGGTTATCTGAACCGGCCCGACTTAACCGCCGAAAAATTCATCCCCCATCCTTTTTCTGACCGACCTGGCGCGCGTCTATACAAAACCGGCGACATCGCCCGCTATTGGCCGGACGGCAACATTGAATATCTGGACCGCCTTGATCATCAGGTTAAATTGCGCGGTTTTCGCATTGAATTGGGTGAAATCGAGGCCCTGTTAAACCGGCACCAGGCCATCAAACAGGCAGTTGTCATGCTCCGGGAGGATAACGAGAGCGACAGTCGGCTGGCGGCCTACGTGGTATTTCAGCAACATTCGTCTCTATCGGCCAACGAGTTGCGCCATTACCTGGCGCAATATCTCCCGGATTATATGCTCCCTTCAGTTTTTGTGCCGCTCGATGCTTTTCCTTTGGGCGCCAGCGGTAAAATTGACCAACGCGCCTTGCCCGTTCCTGAAGCCATTTCCGCCGAGCCAAAAAATTACGTCGCTCCCCGCAGCCCGGTTGAAAAGTTGTTGGCTAACATCTGGGCCGAGACACTTGGCCTGAAAAATGTGGGCGTTTATGACGACTTTTTTGAATTGGGCGGACATTCACTGCTGGTCACCCAACTCATCCTCCGGGTGCGGCAAATGTTTCAGATAGATTTGCCCATCCGCGAGTTCTTTCAAGGGGCTACCGTCGCCGGATTGGCCGAAACCATCCGGGCTATTCGTAACCATGCCAACATTATTGGCCGTGAGGTTGATCTGGAAGCAGAGGCCGTTCTCGACGCTGCTATTCAACCCAAAACGCCTGGCGTGGCGACGGCCCCCGCGGACGCTGCCGCGCCCGTTTCGATTTTTCTGACCGGCGCGACCGGCTTTTTGGGCGCGTTTCTTCTTTTTGAACTTTTGCGGCAAACCCAGGCCGATATTTATTGCCTGGTTCGGGCTGACAATGTGGAGGACGGTTACCGGCGGATTCAAACTAATCTCGAGATATGCCGGCTGTGGGAAGAAAAATTCAAACCCCGGATCAAGCCTGTTGCCGGTAATTTGGCTGAGCCGTGTTTGGGCTTATCGCCGCCACAATTTGCCCAATTAGCCCGTCAAATTGACCTTATTTATCACTGTGCGGCCTACACCAACCTGGTCTATCCCTACCATAAACTCAAACCCATTAATGTCCTGGGACTCCAAGAAATTTTACGCCTGGCCGTTCAAGACAAAACGATTCCTGTTCATTACGTTTCAACCCTGGCGGTTTTTTCGGCGGTGGATTATTTTAAGGGAGGCGTTGTTTACGAAACGGACGAGCTGCAACACAGCGATACCCTTTTCAACGGATATTGCCGCAGTAAATGGGTGGCTGAACAGTTGGTGTCTATCGCCCGGGCCCGGGGAGTGCCGGTTTCCGTTTACCGGCCCGGCTCAATTGTTGGCCACAGCGCTACCGGGGTCTGGAAAACAGGGGATTATTTGTCCAGGCTGATCAAGGTTTGCCTGCAATTGGGCCGCATGCCTGTGCCCGACGGGGCCTGGCATTTGACGCCGGTGGATTATGTGAGTCAAGCCATTGTTTACCTGTCGCGGCAGGCCAATTCCGGCGCAAATGTCTTTCATCTAAACTCGCCGCATTTGCTTTCTACAACAGAATTTTGTAATCTAATTCAAAGGCTGGGTTATTCAGTGCAAGCAGATTCTTATGCGTCCTGGCAAATTGAGCTGCTCAAATTGAGCCGGCATGATTCTAACCATGCCCTCTATTCGCTTTTGCCGATTTTTTTGGAGCCGGTGTCTACCCTGGAGAAAACGACCATTGTTGAGATGTATACGCTAGATAAAGAACCCCGGTATGACTCCCGAAATGTAGAAGAAAGATTGGCCGGTACGGGCCTCGTTTGCCCACCGGTAGATCAAGCGCTATTGTCAACCTATTTTTCTTATTG
Encoded proteins:
- a CDS encoding amino acid adenylation domain-containing protein, encoding MKKLRCFIIGEGTLPIQCATILLQAEFDIYGVISADPTLNQWAVSHNLPAYQPTADLPALLGQQPFDYLFSVVNSYVLPAKTLTLPEQYAINYHDAPLPKYAGMYATSWAIMNREKIHGITWHIMTEQIDAGAILKQRLVDIAPTETALTLNTKCYEAAIRAFRELVDDLAHHRAKPTPQDLTQRSYFPLYKRPPAGGVISWQQPAEQIDALVRALTFGDYPNHLGLPKVAVGGEFVLLSNLKKLASQSDALPGTITQMDNRTLTIATATHEVVLQELLTVDGQPLPLAEFAQQFDLQPGRKLDDLAPDAADRLTAQNNQICKHESFWVKRLAGLQPVALPYANPAAAQLGEFTSRPLSLPEEIEPFLAGQNDDFLTSAFIAYLARLSDTAAFALAFQPRARAEFDAFFAASVPLSLKLNLESTFAENQQAIRAELDLTTRRLTYARDVVARYPQLKRLPAMSVLITQVDHPPAYQPPPNIALAVVVSPDNAASQWFYNPHVLSDDAVARLVSQFVTFLRGLIARPEAPLWKLPLLTAAERRQILLAWNDTQADYPQLPAHRLFERQVSLSPDQMAVEQEGEQLTYAQLNRRSNQLAHYLQTLGVGPETLVGLCAERCPEMMVGLWGILKAGGAYLPLDPNYPPERLRFMLQDSQAAVLVTQDHLVDRLNPGPAHMICLDADWPTIARHSAENLAETVTLDHLAYVIYTSGSTGQPKGAAILHRGLTNYLCWAVTAYRVAQGRGAPVHSSISFDLTITGLLLPLLAGRTVTLLHDQGSEALSTILRLKDNFSLVKITPAHLDALSQTLPADKVAGKAHCLVIGGEALRAEHLAFWQQNAPATRLVNEYGPTETVVGCCVYEVPPDTAASGVVPIGRPIANTQLYVLDRRLQPVPVGVPGELYIGGHGVARGYLHRPDLTAAQFIQLDLPELPDAPEFRRVYKTGDLARYLPDGNLEFLGRLDHQLKIRGYRIEPGEIETTLKQHPAVQDTVVVIRENAQGDKRLVAYFVPALQTQSTDPLLNELKSFLQARLPKYMLPSRLVSISALPLTGNGKVDRQALPALDLEQDARAEAYLAPRNALEQQLADIWSQILDVEQVGVNDNFFKLGGHSLLATQMLSQLRDAFNVEIPLRSLFEAPTIANLAQHIETFRWIAQTAQEMLEGKREEGVL
- a CDS encoding amino acid adenylation domain-containing protein, whose translation is MNVVEFLSHLRALDIKLWADNDNLRYSAPAGALTPELRAELGRRKPEILAFLRQAETVALTDTSPIQPVSRDKLLPLSFGQERLWFLQQLQPESCAYNIPLAARLSGPLDREALEQSLRALIRRHQSLRTTFDIEGEYPVQVIQAATDYQLAVVDCTPAEAEQWMAEDARRPFDLAQGPLLRTKLFRLANQEHILYFNFHHIIFDGWSMDRFCHELSTLYQARTGDGTAEALPELPIQFADFAAWERQHFAEAGTQGLAYWRKKLGGELPVMQLPAGYPRSTEQRFRGEKYEFGLSQALTESLKKISQEQNVTLFMTLLAAFKVLLHRYSGQADILVGVPGANRMRREVENLIGFFVNTLVFRTDLSGQPNFLELLRRVREVTLEAQTYQDTPFDKLVAELHPERDLNRQPLFQVMFVLQPPTGEFGGLLRLPGLTATPLRMIDNDTTKFDLSLEMFESAAGLVGSFEYSAGLFSEEAIARMAGHLQTLLAGIVTDPHQSISLLPLLTDAERRQILVEWNDTAVFYPRDKCLHQLFEAQVERTPDNIAVVLPALDSERQADQQLSYQELNDKSNQLARRLQKLGVGPETLVGIYMTRSLEMVVGLLGILKAGGAYVPLDPAYPKERLAFMLNDIQTPVLLTQAHLLKTLPELTAQVICLDTGWPDITPEDTANPASGVTDENLAYVIYTSGSTGKPKGTLITHHTGCNHMFWMQDAFPLTEGDAVLQSSPFSFDASVCEFFAPLFNGARLVLAQPDGHKDSHYLVKVIMEQGITTLQLVPSLLGVLLEERDFKKCRSLKYVIPGGEPLPLEFIKKFYQQFSIDLYNTYGPTEATIDATFWLCDRELKQNAAAIGRPIANLQTYILDAQLQPLPVGAPGELHIGGGLARGYLNRPDLTAEKFIPHPFSDRPGARLYKTGDIARYWPDGNIEYLDRLDHQVKLRGFRIELGEIEALLNRHQAIKQAVVMLREDNESDSRLAAYVVFQQHSSLSANELRHYLAQYLPDYMLPSVFVPLDAFPLGASGKIDQRALPVPEAISAEPKNYVAPRSPVEKLLANIWAETLGLKNVGVYDDFFELGGHSLLVTQLILRVRQMFQIDLPIREFFQGATVAGLAETIRAIRNHANIIGREVDLEAEAVLDAAIQPKTPGVATAPADAAAPVSIFLTGATGFLGAFLLFELLRQTQADIYCLVRADNVEDGYRRIQTNLEICRLWEEKFKPRIKPVAGNLAEPCLGLSPPQFAQLARQIDLIYHCAAYTNLVYPYHKLKPINVLGLQEILRLAVQDKTIPVHYVSTLAVFSAVDYFKGGVVYETDELQHSDTLFNGYCRSKWVAEQLVSIARARGVPVSVYRPGSIVGHSATGVWKTGDYLSRLIKVCLQLGRMPVPDGAWHLTPVDYVSQAIVYLSRQANSGANVFHLNSPHLLSTTEFCNLIQRLGYSVQADSYASWQIELLKLSRHDSNHALYSLLPIFLEPVSTLEKTTIVEMYTLDKEPRYDSRNVEERLAGTGLVCPPVDQALLSTYFSYWLETGFLP